The proteins below come from a single Candidatus Methanomethylophilaceae archaeon genomic window:
- the cas7c gene encoding type I-C CRISPR-associated protein Cas7/Csd2: MDSIKNKIDFAVIVSVNGANPNGDPLNGNRPRVTMEGLGEISDVCVKRKIRNRVQDMGGSIFVQSDDRTIDDFKSLRERADKVLKQYPKSKDRNGFVEAACREWFDVRAFGQLFAFKSSDGIDAVSIGIRGPVTIRPALSVCPVCTTSNQITKSVNSETGEKRGADTMGLKHRVDHGLYVIYGSVNVQLAQKTGFSDEDAKTLKEALLTLFQNDCSSARPDGSMDVERLYWWNHNCPRGQYSSAKVHSSLKIKPLCSDPRRMDDYEVAVDRLEGLEPEIY, from the coding sequence ATGGACAGCATTAAGAACAAAATCGATTTCGCAGTGATTGTGAGCGTCAATGGGGCCAATCCCAACGGGGATCCTCTGAATGGAAACCGTCCGCGCGTCACCATGGAAGGGCTGGGTGAGATCTCCGACGTCTGTGTAAAACGCAAAATAAGGAACAGGGTGCAAGACATGGGAGGCTCCATTTTCGTTCAGTCCGACGACAGGACGATTGATGACTTCAAAAGCCTCAGGGAGCGTGCCGACAAGGTCCTGAAGCAGTATCCGAAGAGCAAGGATAGGAATGGGTTCGTCGAAGCGGCATGCAGGGAATGGTTCGATGTCCGTGCCTTCGGTCAGCTGTTCGCCTTCAAAAGCTCCGACGGCATCGACGCAGTATCCATCGGGATAAGAGGCCCCGTCACCATCAGGCCGGCTCTCTCGGTATGCCCCGTCTGCACCACCAGCAACCAGATCACCAAATCCGTGAATTCAGAAACTGGGGAGAAGAGGGGGGCCGACACGATGGGGCTGAAGCATCGCGTGGACCATGGACTTTATGTAATCTATGGCAGCGTCAATGTTCAGCTCGCTCAAAAGACGGGCTTTTCCGATGAGGACGCCAAGACACTCAAAGAGGCCCTTCTGACTCTGTTCCAGAACGACTGCTCTTCAGCCAGGCCAGACGGAAGCATGGACGTGGAAAGGCTGTATTGGTGGAACCACAACTGCCCCAGAGGACAGTATTCTTCGGCCAAGGTGCACTCTTCTCTGAAGATAAAGCCGCTTTGCAGCGATCCAAGAAGGATGGATGACTACGAGGTGGCAGTCGATAGACTAGAAGGGCTGGAGCCCGAAATTTACTGA
- the cas8c gene encoding type I-C CRISPR-associated protein Cas8c/Csd1 — protein MGWMESLIHVYDACVGNPDYMAGEDPLLPICHISVQAHIEITLSKDGEFVRADAVPKGMQTTTIPCTESSAGRTSGLSPHPLADKLQYLVKDYPSHISSDLLSKKSSIPKSGFSDYIDQIDGWCSSDFACDKVRAVRDYVKSERLLEDLRGSGIIELDDEGRFKGKDESQGCPLFTISKINGGQEGAFIRWRVEDPDSLEKDTWKDPEVQRSWIEYYTSQMSDSGLCYVTGKNVPLAKNHPSKIRNAGDKAKIISSNDTSGFVFRGRFENSDQACGVGYEATQKAHNALRWLISRQGYSEDTLCVVSWTDAMAPVLNPAEGAEELFEIEDVYTTGVEAGRRLSMRIRGFNSRLITDRVTVMELDSATPGRMSILMHRELSGSDFIERIEKWHSSCAWIHTYYSKKDKEGKQKRIAFVGAPSPRDMALAAFGHRAEPRVVASTVKRILPCILDGTPIPLDIAENAVRKASSPLSMEEWQWRKTLSIACSMFKNIKKGEYEMTLEKERDTRDYLYGRLLAVADVLERSALRESGETRQTTAMRMMQRFSEFPYSTWRTIELALVPYRARLGAKSAYYDRSLSEIMEKFDSVAFADDHRLSGEFLLGYHCQINELYRKKNDNEEEKED, from the coding sequence ATGGGCTGGATGGAGTCTTTGATCCATGTCTACGACGCTTGTGTGGGGAATCCTGACTATATGGCGGGGGAAGATCCACTCCTGCCGATATGCCATATCAGCGTACAGGCGCACATCGAGATTACTCTAAGCAAAGACGGGGAGTTCGTAAGAGCCGATGCGGTCCCCAAAGGCATGCAGACCACCACTATACCTTGTACCGAGAGTTCCGCAGGAAGAACATCGGGACTGTCCCCGCATCCTCTTGCGGATAAGCTTCAGTATCTCGTCAAGGACTATCCCTCACACATATCTTCGGATTTGTTATCCAAGAAGAGCTCAATTCCGAAATCCGGTTTTTCTGACTATATTGACCAGATAGACGGGTGGTGTTCCAGCGATTTTGCCTGCGACAAGGTCAGAGCCGTAAGGGACTACGTGAAATCCGAAAGGCTTCTCGAAGACCTCAGAGGATCGGGGATCATAGAACTGGACGACGAAGGACGCTTCAAAGGAAAGGACGAGTCCCAGGGATGCCCGTTATTCACGATATCGAAGATCAACGGAGGCCAGGAAGGCGCATTCATACGCTGGCGCGTGGAGGACCCAGATTCCTTAGAAAAGGATACGTGGAAGGATCCAGAAGTTCAGCGTTCATGGATTGAATACTATACATCTCAGATGAGTGACAGCGGCCTGTGCTATGTCACCGGGAAGAACGTCCCGCTGGCCAAAAACCATCCGAGCAAGATACGCAACGCTGGCGACAAAGCCAAAATAATATCATCCAACGATACAAGCGGCTTCGTCTTCAGAGGAAGGTTCGAGAATTCAGACCAGGCATGTGGGGTCGGCTATGAGGCCACGCAGAAGGCGCACAACGCGCTGAGATGGCTGATATCCCGCCAAGGATATTCGGAGGACACATTGTGCGTGGTGTCGTGGACGGATGCGATGGCTCCGGTCCTCAATCCTGCCGAAGGCGCGGAGGAATTGTTCGAAATAGAAGATGTATACACAACCGGGGTCGAAGCCGGTCGCAGGCTCAGCATGCGCATTCGCGGATTCAATTCAAGGCTAATTACGGACCGTGTTACGGTGATGGAGCTGGATTCGGCAACCCCCGGCCGCATGTCGATTTTGATGCATCGCGAGCTGTCGGGATCGGATTTCATCGAGAGGATCGAGAAATGGCACAGCTCGTGCGCATGGATCCACACATATTATTCCAAGAAGGATAAGGAGGGCAAACAAAAAAGAATCGCTTTTGTAGGGGCGCCGTCCCCCAGGGACATGGCGTTGGCGGCTTTCGGGCACAGGGCAGAGCCCAGAGTCGTGGCTTCGACAGTCAAACGCATTCTCCCGTGCATTCTGGACGGGACACCAATCCCACTAGACATCGCTGAAAATGCTGTCCGCAAAGCTTCCAGCCCCCTGTCGATGGAGGAATGGCAATGGAGAAAGACTTTGAGCATAGCATGCTCGATGTTCAAAAACATAAAAAAAGGAGAGTATGAAATGACATTGGAGAAAGAACGCGACACGCGCGACTACCTGTACGGCAGGCTCTTGGCCGTTGCCGACGTTTTGGAAAGGAGCGCATTGCGTGAATCGGGTGAGACCAGACAGACCACTGCCATGCGCATGATGCAGAGATTCTCGGAATTCCCCTACTCGACATGGAGAACCATAGAGCTGGCGCTCGTTCCGTACAGGGCGCGCCTTGGTGCCAAATCCGCGTATTATGACAGATCGCTGTCAGAGATCATGGAGAAATTCGACAGCGTCGCGTTCGCGGATGACCACAGACTCAGCGGAGAATTCCTGCTGGGATACCACTGCCAGATCAACGAATTGTACAGAAAGAAAAACGATAATGAAGAGGAGAAGGAGGATTAA